In the genome of Patagioenas fasciata isolate bPatFas1 chromosome 12, bPatFas1.hap1, whole genome shotgun sequence, one region contains:
- the MINDY2 gene encoding ubiquitin carboxyl-terminal hydrolase MINDY-2 — translation MESLAQPPPPPGSLKRGGGGPASQLLLEEAAAGEGGCRDGPAAAEEGGGRRSPSLQLAPAPVTAPRTASPSGATEDSPPAADGAGLAVPESPEAVPASESGPAGAGSGSSGAPSPPEEESRSLDSLESFSNLHSCCPSSSELNSDAEEAVVAGASSGGPAPEPAGDRPAGGSQLLSASKERFPGQSVYHIKWVRWKEENTPVITQNENGPCPLLAIMNVLLLAWKIKLPPMMEIITAEQLMEYLGDYILDAKPKEISEIQRLNYEQNMSDAMAILHKLQTGLDVNVKFTGVRVFEYTPECIVFDLLDIPLYHGWLVDPQVADIVKAVGNCSYNQLVEKIISCKQSDNSELVSEGFVAEQFLNNTATQLTYHGLCELTSAVQEGELCVFFRNNHFSTMTKYKGQLYLLVTDQGFLTEEKVVWESLHNVDGDGNFCDSEFHLRPPSDPETVYRGQQDQIDQDYLMALSLQQEQQNQDINWEQIPEGISDLELAKKLQEEEDRRASQYYQEQEQAAAQVQQVQGAASPASGRQSGSNERKRKEPREKEREKEKNSCVLL, via the exons ATGGAGAGCCTGGCGCAGCCCCCGCCGCCTCCGGGGTCGCTGAAGAGGGGCGGCGGGGGCCCTGCCAGCCAGCTCCTCTTGGAAGAGGCGGCGGCGGGCGAGGGCGGCTGCAGGGACGGGCCCGCCGCGGCTGAggagggcggcgggcggcgcagcCCTTCCCTTCAGCTGGCCCCCGCTCCCGTCACGGCCCCTCGGACGGCGTCTCCCTCAGGAGCCACGGAGGACAGCCCACCGGCGGCGGACGGCGCGGGACTGGCGGTGCCGGAGAGCCCCGAAGCGGTGCCTGCCTCCGAAAGCGGTCCTGCGGGGGCCGGCTCCGGGAGCAGTGGGGCTCCCAGCCCCCCGGAGGAGGAGTCCCGGAGCCTAGACTCGCTGGAGTCCTTCTCCAACCTGCACTCCTGCTGCCCAAGCAGCTCCGAGCTCAATAGCGACGCTGAGGAGGCGGTGGTGGCGGGGGCCTCCTCGGGGGGCCCGGCCCCGGAGCCCGCAGGGGACAGGCCCGCGGGGGGTTCGCAGCTCCTCTCCGCCTCCAAGGAGCGCTTCCCGGGCCAGTCGGTCTATCACATCAAGTGGGTCCGCTGGAAGGAGGAGAACACGCCCGTCATCACGCAGAACGAGAACGGCCCCTGCCCGTTGCTGGCCATCATGAACGTGCTGCTCCTGGCCTGGAAG ATTAAGCTGCCACCAATGATGGAAATCATAACGGCCGAACAGCTGATGGAATACTTAG gAGACTACATTCTTGATGCAAAGCCTAAAGAGATATCTGAAATTCAGCGTCTAAATTATGAGCAG AATATGAGTGATGCAATGGCAATTCTACATAAGTTACAGACAGGTCTGGATGTCAATGTGAAGTTTACAGGTGTACGAGTATTTGAATACACGCCTGAATGCATAGTGTTTGATCTTCTTGATATTCCCTTGTACCATGGATGGTTAGTGGACCCTCAG GTTGCTGACATAGTAAAAGCAGTTGGTAACTGCAGTTACAATCAGTTAGTGGAGAAGATAATTTCTTGTAAACAGTCAGACAACAGTGAACTCGTTAGTGAAG GATTTGTAGCTGAGCAATTTCTAAATAACACAGCTACGCAGTTGACATACCATGGACTGTGTGAGTTGACTTCAGCTGTCCAAGAAGGAGAACTTTGTGTGTTCTTCAGGAACAACCATTTTAGCACCATGACCAAATACAAG GGTCAGCTTTACCTGCTGGTGACAGACCAGGGCTTTCTTACAGAAGAGAAAGTTGTTTGGGAAAGCTTACACAATGTGGATGGTGACGGAAATTTCTGTGATTCTGAATTCCACCTACGGCCTCCATCAGACCCTGAAACTGTCTACAGAGGGCAGCAGGATCAAATAGATCAA GATTATCTGATGGCATTGTCTCTACAACAAGAGCAGCAAAATCAAGATATTAACTGGGAACAGATCCCCGAAGGAATCAGCGATCTAGAGCTGGCGAAGAAGCTCCAGGAAGAGGAGGACAGAAGAGCTTCTCAGTACTATCAGGAACAAGAACAAGCAGCTGCTCAGGTCCAG CAGGTGCAaggtgctgcctctcctgcaagtGGAAGACAATCTGGGAGTAATGAACGCAAACGTAAAGAGCCtcgagagaaagagagggaaaaagaaaagaatagcTGTGTTCTCTTGTAA